The Kordia sp. SMS9 genome window below encodes:
- a CDS encoding quinol:cytochrome C oxidoreductase — MYTFSNRLRLFAIISFVLGAIMVAFSFMNTPGTVEEMKAMHAAHGDGHGSSHGDASHADDKTAHHSDHAETADHGEKSHDNAHGSADTHGKDGGHHMSQAEKDEHHLGQLKNKPWAAVYVAAFFFMMIALGVLAFYAIQRAAQAGWSPLLFRVMEGIGSYIIPGTIIMIILLVMSSLHWNHLFHWMEPSLQDPLSDNYDKLTVGKSAWLNETGFIIRAVIFSSIWIAYSVLSRRFSVKQDNASDNSNFKKNFRLSAIFLVLFLISESMMSWDWIMSLDHHWFSTLFGWYVFASMFVSGITVIALITIYLKSKGYLEQVNDSHLHDLAKFMFGISIFWTYLWFSQFMLIWYSNIPEEVTYFITRIDDYNLPFFGMLALNLIFPLLILMNSDYKRLNWVIVIAGIIILFGHYIDVFNMVMPATVGANWSLGLGEIGAVLLFLGLFIFVVFTALTKAPLLAKRNPFIEESKHFHY, encoded by the coding sequence ATGTATACGTTTTCAAATAGATTAAGACTTTTTGCAATTATCTCTTTTGTACTTGGAGCTATTATGGTAGCATTTAGCTTCATGAATACGCCTGGTACAGTAGAAGAAATGAAAGCAATGCACGCCGCTCACGGAGATGGACACGGTTCGTCTCATGGAGATGCTTCTCATGCTGATGATAAAACAGCACATCATAGTGATCATGCAGAAACCGCCGATCATGGAGAGAAATCTCATGACAATGCGCATGGTTCAGCTGATACGCATGGAAAAGATGGAGGTCATCACATGAGTCAAGCAGAAAAGGATGAGCATCACTTAGGTCAATTAAAAAACAAGCCTTGGGCAGCCGTATATGTAGCAGCATTCTTTTTTATGATGATTGCATTAGGTGTATTAGCATTCTATGCAATACAACGTGCGGCACAAGCAGGTTGGTCACCATTATTATTTAGAGTGATGGAAGGTATTGGGAGTTACATTATCCCTGGAACAATCATCATGATCATCTTGTTGGTAATGTCTTCATTACATTGGAATCATTTATTTCACTGGATGGAGCCAAGTCTACAAGATCCTTTAAGTGACAACTATGACAAGCTTACGGTAGGTAAAAGCGCTTGGTTAAACGAAACTGGATTTATCATAAGAGCAGTAATTTTTAGTTCTATATGGATAGCGTACAGTGTACTTTCTAGACGCTTCTCCGTAAAACAAGATAACGCAAGCGACAATAGCAACTTTAAGAAAAATTTCAGATTGTCTGCAATATTCTTAGTATTGTTCTTAATCTCAGAATCAATGATGTCTTGGGATTGGATTATGTCACTTGATCACCACTGGTTCAGCACACTATTCGGATGGTATGTATTTGCAAGTATGTTTGTGTCTGGAATTACGGTAATTGCCTTAATCACAATCTATCTAAAATCAAAAGGATACCTAGAGCAAGTAAATGATAGTCATTTGCATGATTTAGCAAAATTTATGTTCGGTATTAGTATTTTCTGGACATATTTATGGTTCTCTCAATTCATGTTAATCTGGTACTCAAATATTCCTGAAGAAGTAACATATTTCATTACAAGAATTGACGACTATAATTTACCATTCTTTGGAATGTTAGCATTAAACTTAATATTCCCATTATTAATCTTAATGAATAGTGACTACAAACGATTAAACTGGGTAATTGTAATTGCAGGAATCATCATTCTTTTTGGACATTATATAGATGTGTTCAATATGGTAATGCCAGCAACAGTAGGAGCAAATTGGTCACTAGGATTAGGTGAAATTGGAGCCGTCTTATTATTCTTAGGATTATTCATCTTTGTGGTATTTACCGCATTGACAAAAGCACCATTATTAGCAAAAAGGAATCCGTTTATTGAAGAAAGTAAACACTTTCATTATTAA
- a CDS encoding DUF3341 domain-containing protein: MSSKVIQAMYIDDDVLMSAVKKVRQENHHIEEVYTPFPVHGLDKAMGLAPTRLAITAFMYGCVGLGVAITMMYYIMIKDWPQNIGGKPSFSFLENMPAFVPIMFEMTVFFAAHLMVITFYLRSKLWPFKEAENPDPRTTDDHFLMEVAVQGNEEELKALLLETGATEIKVTEKPE; encoded by the coding sequence ATGAGTAGTAAAGTAATACAAGCAATGTATATTGATGATGATGTGCTAATGTCCGCAGTGAAAAAAGTACGTCAAGAAAATCATCATATCGAAGAAGTGTACACACCATTTCCTGTACACGGACTAGACAAAGCTATGGGATTAGCGCCTACGCGACTTGCCATCACAGCATTCATGTATGGATGTGTTGGATTGGGAGTTGCCATCACCATGATGTACTATATCATGATTAAAGATTGGCCGCAAAACATTGGTGGTAAACCAAGTTTTAGTTTCTTAGAAAACATGCCCGCATTCGTGCCGATTATGTTTGAAATGACCGTATTTTTTGCAGCGCATTTAATGGTAATTACATTTTACTTGCGTAGTAAATTATGGCCATTTAAAGAAGCTGAAAACCCTGATCCAAGAACTACCGACGATCACTTTTTGATGGAAGTAGCTGTTCAAGGAAATGAAGAAGAATTAAAAGCACTATTACTAGAAACAGGTGCTACAGAAATTAAAGTTACAGAAAAGCCTGAATAA
- a CDS encoding cytochrome c oxidase subunit II, translating into MTTGLTFIVLILIAIAIWQLTKIFDLSQARADNTQVANDKDNNVNGYLMMGFLMFIYIITIISFWKWGDLPLIGNSAAEHGTSVDTLMIISMVLIFFVQTVTQALLHYFAYKYRGKKGRKALYYADNDKLEFIWTIIPVITLAGLILYGLFTWNEIMDVNMDDDPIVVELYAQQFNWKARYAGEDNVLGKANVRLIDLGDNPNILGLDREDKYAQDDIIVQELHLPVNKKVVFKMRSQDVLHSAYMPHFRMQMNCVPGMITEFAMTPNKTTAEMRETPKIIKKVTRINGIRAAKSEKLVAKGEEALEPYEFNYLLLCNKICGESHYNMQINVIVETQEEFDKWIAEQETFGKEK; encoded by the coding sequence ATGACTACTGGTTTAACGTTTATAGTACTTATCCTCATTGCAATCGCAATTTGGCAGTTGACAAAGATATTTGATTTATCACAAGCGAGAGCAGATAATACTCAAGTAGCGAATGACAAGGATAACAACGTCAATGGATACCTCATGATGGGATTCTTGATGTTCATATACATCATAACAATCATTTCTTTCTGGAAATGGGGAGATTTGCCTTTGATTGGTAATTCAGCTGCTGAACATGGAACAAGTGTAGATACATTGATGATTATATCAATGGTATTAATCTTCTTTGTACAAACCGTAACGCAAGCTCTACTTCACTATTTCGCCTACAAATACAGAGGTAAAAAAGGGAGAAAAGCACTGTATTATGCTGATAATGATAAATTAGAATTTATTTGGACAATTATTCCAGTAATTACATTGGCAGGTTTAATTCTTTACGGATTGTTCACTTGGAATGAAATTATGGATGTAAATATGGATGATGATCCAATTGTTGTTGAATTGTATGCACAACAGTTCAACTGGAAAGCACGATATGCAGGAGAAGATAACGTTCTTGGAAAAGCAAATGTGCGTTTGATTGATTTAGGAGACAATCCAAATATACTTGGTTTAGATAGAGAAGATAAATATGCACAAGATGATATCATCGTGCAAGAACTTCACTTACCAGTGAACAAAAAGGTGGTATTCAAAATGCGTTCACAAGATGTATTGCACTCTGCATACATGCCACACTTTAGAATGCAAATGAACTGTGTGCCAGGAATGATCACAGAATTTGCGATGACCCCAAATAAAACGACCGCAGAAATGCGTGAAACACCAAAAATCATCAAAAAAGTAACTCGTATCAATGGTATTAGAGCTGCTAAAAGTGAAAAACTAGTGGCAAAAGGTGAAGAAGCCTTAGAACCTTATGAATTCAATTACCTTTTATTATGCAACAAAATTTGTGGTGAATCTCACTACAACATGCAAATCAATGTAATTGTAGAGACTCAAGAAGAATTTGATAAGTGGATTGCTGAGCAAGAAACTTTTGGAAAAGAAAAATAA
- a CDS encoding TAT-variant-translocated molybdopterin oxidoreductase, translating to MASNKKYWKSVEELNENSSIVEALRQNEFVEEVPVDEFLGDKETLESSSTSRRDFLKYVGFSTAAATLAACEGPVIKSIPYVIQPETIIPGVADFYATTIADGYDFASILIKTREGRPIKVENNKEATTKGSANARVHASVLSLYDSMRVKAPKIDGKDTSWETFDAEVGQKLTQISASGKQLVLLTQTFASPSVAKLVGEFSAKFGNVQHIVYDAVSESTALDAFEATYGERALADYDFSKAAVIVSVGADILGDWQGGGYDDGYAKGRIPHGKKGHKKMSRHVQFESNMTLSGANADKRVPLTAADQKVALAKIYAGVTGNSVSGRKLADNVESAIKNAVGQLKQAGSKGVVVTGINDVAAQSLVLAINEALGSEVFDKTAPRKTRQGNDKAVAKLISDMKAGAVGGIIMAGVNPVYTLANGDEFAESLKGLDLAVTFTQKEDETAINTKYIAAAPHYLESWGDVEIKKGHYSIIQPTIRPLFDTKQFQDALLQWTGNDKTYYEYLRATWAADILGGTSWNQAVHDGVFKATATVTLADEATAAIEEADASEETEAPVAMDVSAQARKLASTAAASGMELALYTKTGMGDGQQANNPWLQEFPDPITRASWDNYLTVSQADAEAKGLKNWNVANGGLNGSYVNITVNGKTIENVPVIIQPGQAPGTVGLALGYGKTTGIKKEMQTGVNAYKVYNNFSSVQNVSVEAVGGEHEFACVQLHNTLMGRGDIVKETTLEVFNTEHYREWNPMPHVSRDHEMIDATDARADMWDEFDRSIGHHFNLSIDLNACTGCGACVIACHAENNVPVVGKTEVRRSRDMHWLRIDRYYSSADTFKGDVDKKDDMSGLFGEKGSLGGFLEMESPATNPQVAFQPVMCQHCNHAPCETVCPVAATSHGRQGQNHMAYNRCVGTRYCANNCPYKVRRFNWFLYNKNDEFDYHMNDDLGRMVLNPDVVVRSRGVMEKCSMCIQKTQKTILDAKREGRQIKDGEFQTACSAACSSGAMVFGDLNDTSSKVAELHEDERMYHLLEHVGTKPNVQYHVKVRNTKEA from the coding sequence ATGGCATCAAACAAGAAATACTGGAAAAGTGTTGAGGAGCTAAATGAAAATAGTTCTATTGTTGAGGCACTTAGACAGAATGAGTTTGTAGAAGAAGTTCCTGTAGATGAGTTCTTGGGAGACAAAGAAACCTTAGAGTCTTCTTCAACTTCTCGTAGAGACTTTCTTAAATACGTTGGTTTTAGTACAGCCGCAGCAACATTAGCTGCCTGTGAAGGACCAGTGATCAAATCTATTCCTTATGTAATACAGCCAGAAACAATCATTCCGGGTGTGGCAGATTTCTATGCAACAACAATTGCAGATGGATATGATTTTGCAAGTATCTTAATCAAAACGAGAGAAGGTCGTCCAATCAAAGTTGAAAATAACAAAGAAGCGACTACGAAAGGAAGTGCAAATGCAAGAGTGCATGCGTCTGTGCTATCTTTATATGATAGCATGCGTGTAAAAGCGCCAAAAATTGATGGTAAAGATACTTCTTGGGAAACATTTGATGCTGAAGTTGGTCAAAAACTAACTCAAATCAGTGCTTCTGGAAAACAACTTGTTTTACTTACGCAAACTTTTGCAAGTCCTTCTGTCGCTAAATTGGTAGGGGAATTTTCTGCGAAATTTGGAAACGTACAACATATAGTATATGATGCGGTTTCTGAATCTACTGCGTTGGATGCGTTTGAAGCTACATACGGAGAAAGAGCCTTAGCGGATTACGATTTTTCTAAAGCAGCAGTAATTGTATCTGTCGGAGCTGATATCTTAGGAGATTGGCAAGGTGGTGGATATGATGATGGTTATGCGAAAGGAAGAATTCCACACGGGAAAAAAGGACATAAAAAAATGTCAAGACACGTTCAGTTTGAGTCAAACATGACGTTGTCTGGAGCAAATGCTGACAAACGTGTTCCGTTAACTGCTGCAGATCAAAAAGTGGCACTCGCAAAAATTTATGCTGGTGTTACTGGAAATTCGGTTTCTGGTAGAAAATTAGCAGACAATGTTGAAAGTGCCATCAAAAATGCAGTTGGTCAACTAAAACAAGCAGGTTCAAAAGGAGTTGTAGTTACAGGAATCAATGATGTAGCTGCACAAAGCTTAGTGCTGGCAATCAATGAAGCACTTGGGAGTGAAGTGTTTGATAAAACTGCGCCAAGAAAAACAAGACAAGGAAATGACAAAGCCGTAGCAAAATTAATCAGCGATATGAAAGCTGGTGCTGTTGGCGGAATCATCATGGCAGGAGTAAATCCTGTATATACATTAGCAAACGGAGACGAATTTGCAGAAAGCTTAAAAGGGTTAGATTTAGCAGTAACCTTCACGCAAAAAGAAGATGAAACTGCTATCAATACGAAATATATTGCTGCAGCTCCGCATTACCTAGAATCTTGGGGAGATGTAGAGATTAAAAAAGGTCATTACAGCATCATACAGCCAACAATTCGTCCATTATTTGATACAAAACAATTTCAAGACGCTTTATTACAGTGGACTGGAAATGACAAAACATATTACGAATACTTGCGTGCAACTTGGGCTGCCGACATTTTAGGAGGAACTTCTTGGAATCAAGCAGTGCATGACGGCGTATTCAAAGCAACAGCAACTGTAACTTTAGCTGATGAAGCAACTGCTGCTATTGAAGAAGCAGACGCGTCAGAAGAAACTGAAGCTCCAGTAGCAATGGATGTTTCTGCACAAGCTAGAAAATTAGCAAGCACTGCAGCAGCTTCAGGAATGGAGTTAGCATTGTATACAAAAACAGGAATGGGAGACGGACAGCAAGCAAATAATCCTTGGTTGCAAGAATTCCCTGATCCAATTACCAGAGCTTCTTGGGACAACTACTTAACAGTTTCTCAAGCAGACGCAGAAGCAAAAGGATTGAAAAACTGGAATGTTGCCAATGGAGGTTTAAATGGTTCGTACGTAAACATCACTGTAAACGGAAAAACGATTGAAAATGTTCCTGTAATCATTCAGCCAGGGCAAGCACCTGGAACGGTTGGTTTAGCATTAGGATATGGTAAAACAACAGGAATCAAAAAAGAAATGCAAACAGGTGTGAACGCTTATAAAGTATACAATAACTTTAGTAGTGTTCAAAATGTTTCTGTAGAAGCAGTTGGTGGCGAGCATGAATTTGCATGTGTTCAGTTGCACAATACCTTAATGGGTAGAGGTGACATCGTCAAAGAAACTACCTTAGAAGTATTCAATACAGAACATTACCGTGAGTGGAATCCGATGCCACACGTATCGCGTGATCATGAAATGATTGATGCCACAGATGCGCGTGCAGATATGTGGGATGAGTTCGATCGTTCAATTGGACACCATTTCAACTTATCAATTGACTTAAATGCATGTACAGGATGTGGTGCATGTGTAATTGCATGTCACGCAGAAAACAACGTACCTGTAGTTGGTAAAACAGAAGTAAGAAGAAGTAGAGATATGCACTGGTTGCGTATTGATAGATATTACTCATCAGCAGACACTTTTAAAGGTGATGTTGATAAGAAAGATGATATGAGCGGATTGTTTGGTGAAAAAGGATCATTAGGTGGTTTCCTTGAAATGGAAAGTCCAGCAACAAATCCTCAAGTAGCTTTTCAACCTGTAATGTGTCAGCACTGTAACCATGCACCATGTGAAACAGTTTGTCCAGTAGCGGCAACATCACACGGACGTCAAGGACAAAACCACATGGCTTACAACCGTTGTGTAGGAACACGTTACTGTGCAAACAACTGTCCATACAAAGTACGTCGTTTCAACTGGTTCTTATACAATAAGAATGATGAGTTTGATTATCACATGAATGACGATTTAGGTCGTATGGTATTAAACCCAGATGTAGTTGTACGTTCAAGAGGTGTTATGGAAAAATGTTCTATGTGTATTCAAAAAACACAAAAAACAATCTTGGATGCAAAACGTGAAGGTCGCCAAATTAAAGATGGTGAATTCCAAACAGCCTGTTCTGCTGCGTGTAGTTCTGGAGCAATGGTATTCGGTGATTTAAACGATACATCAAGTAAAGTTGCTGAATTGCATGAAGATGAACGTATGTATCACTTGCTGGAGCATGTAGGAACAAAACCAAATGTACAGTATCACGTAAAAGTGAGAAACACGAAAGAAGCATAA
- a CDS encoding cytochrome c, with protein MKSLIKIGVVFGIALLLTSCFDKSQPNYQYFPNMYESVGYEAYQEVKGVPYGEYAKYNMEAQIPADGSVKRGWMPYEYDDTNEGYDAAKAELTNPLAETEDNAAKGKELYGLYCAICHGNKGDGQGHLAKTEKFLGIPSYDDAVRAITEGSIYHVLMYGRNNMGSHASQIDTKERWQVVQHVLKLKAELEKK; from the coding sequence ATGAAGAGCCTTATAAAAATAGGAGTTGTTTTCGGAATAGCATTGCTATTGACATCTTGCTTTGATAAATCACAGCCAAACTATCAGTACTTTCCTAATATGTACGAATCTGTTGGGTATGAAGCATACCAAGAAGTTAAAGGTGTTCCTTACGGAGAATATGCCAAGTATAATATGGAAGCGCAAATTCCTGCAGACGGAAGTGTAAAAAGAGGTTGGATGCCTTATGAATATGATGATACTAACGAAGGATATGATGCTGCCAAAGCAGAATTAACAAATCCGCTAGCAGAAACTGAAGATAACGCAGCAAAGGGTAAAGAACTATACGGACTTTACTGTGCAATCTGTCATGGAAATAAAGGTGACGGACAAGGGCATTTAGCGAAAACTGAAAAATTCTTAGGAATCCCAAGTTATGATGATGCTGTCAGAGCCATTACGGAAGGTAGTATTTACCATGTATTAATGTATGGTAGAAACAATATGGGATCACACGCAAGTCAAATAGATACAAAAGAACGCTGGCAAGTTGTGCAGCATGTATTAAAGTTGAAAGCAGAATTAGAGAAAAAATAA
- the nrfD gene encoding NrfD/PsrC family molybdoenzyme membrane anchor subunit: MASHYEAPIRKPLVTGNKSYHDVTLDIVAPVEGKANKQWWIVFSIALVAFLWGIGCIIYTISTGIGVWGLNKTVGWAWDITNFVWWVGIGHAGTLISAVLLLFRQKWRMAINRSAEAMTIFSVVQAGLFPIIHMGRPWLAYWVLPIPNQFGSLWVNFNSPLLWDVFAISTYLSVSLVFWWTGLLPDFAMIRDRAVKPFQKKIYSLVSFGWSGRAKDWQRFEEVSLVLAGLATPLVLSVHTIVSFDFATSVIPGWHTTIFPPYFVAGAIFSGFAMVNTLLIIMRKVCNMEDYITLQHIELMNIVIMITGSIVGCAYITELFIAWYSGVEYEQYAFLNRATGPYWWAYWAMMTCNVFSPQFMWSKKLRTSIMFSFIISIVVNIGMWFERFVIIVTSLHRDYLPSSWTMFSPTFVDIGIFIGTIGFFFVLFLLYSRTFPVIAQAEVKSILKSSGEKYKKLRDGNHE, encoded by the coding sequence ATGGCGTCGCATTACGAAGCACCTATAAGAAAACCCTTAGTAACTGGAAACAAATCATATCATGATGTAACTCTTGATATTGTCGCTCCAGTAGAAGGAAAAGCAAATAAGCAATGGTGGATAGTATTCTCAATTGCTTTGGTAGCATTCCTTTGGGGAATTGGATGTATCATTTATACAATATCTACTGGAATTGGAGTTTGGGGTCTTAACAAAACCGTTGGTTGGGCTTGGGATATTACAAACTTTGTATGGTGGGTTGGTATTGGTCACGCAGGAACACTGATTTCTGCCGTACTATTACTATTCCGTCAAAAGTGGAGAATGGCAATTAACCGTTCTGCGGAAGCCATGACCATTTTCTCAGTAGTACAAGCAGGATTGTTCCCAATCATTCACATGGGACGTCCTTGGTTAGCATATTGGGTATTGCCAATTCCAAACCAATTTGGATCACTTTGGGTCAACTTTAACTCACCATTACTTTGGGATGTATTTGCGATCTCTACGTATCTATCTGTATCATTAGTATTCTGGTGGACAGGTTTATTACCAGATTTCGCTATGATTCGTGATAGAGCTGTAAAGCCTTTCCAAAAGAAAATTTACAGCCTAGTAAGTTTCGGATGGAGTGGACGCGCAAAAGACTGGCAACGTTTTGAAGAAGTATCTTTAGTATTGGCAGGTTTAGCAACTCCTTTAGTACTTTCGGTACACACCATTGTATCGTTTGACTTCGCAACGTCAGTTATACCAGGATGGCACACCACGATTTTCCCTCCTTATTTCGTAGCAGGAGCGATTTTCTCAGGATTTGCCATGGTAAACACCTTATTAATCATTATGCGTAAAGTGTGTAATATGGAAGACTATATTACATTGCAACACATCGAATTGATGAACATTGTAATTATGATTACAGGTTCTATCGTAGGATGTGCATATATCACAGAGTTATTTATTGCATGGTATTCAGGAGTAGAATATGAGCAATATGCGTTCTTAAACAGAGCAACTGGACCTTACTGGTGGGCATATTGGGCAATGATGACGTGTAATGTATTCTCGCCGCAATTTATGTGGTCTAAGAAATTAAGAACAAGTATTATGTTCTCTTTCATCATCTCTATTGTTGTAAACATTGGAATGTGGTTTGAGCGTTTTGTAATTATTGTAACGTCATTGCACAGAGATTACCTTCCATCATCATGGACGATGTTCTCACCAACGTTTGTCGACATAGGAATATTTATTGGTACGATTGGTTTCTTCTTTGTATTGTTCTTACTATATTCAAGAACATTCCCTGTAATTGCACAGGCGGAAGTAAAATCGATCTTAAAATCATCAGGAGAAAAATATAAAAAACTAAGAGACGGTAATCATGAGTAG
- a CDS encoding SPOR domain-containing protein — MRFLAKKTCFCLLFLTFFYTKNTFGQEGKISISKDPKIDKLLTFQKEINKETDNDNRLKIQIFNGNLRNAEKVKLKFEAKYKDIPTNIKFETPNYKVWIGNFRTSLEAERYLIEVKETFPNAFIFTPPKKKKKK, encoded by the coding sequence ATGAGATTTTTAGCGAAAAAAACATGTTTTTGTTTACTTTTTTTGACATTTTTTTATACAAAAAATACCTTTGGACAGGAAGGTAAGATTTCTATTTCAAAAGACCCTAAAATTGACAAATTACTTACATTTCAGAAGGAAATTAATAAAGAGACCGATAATGACAACCGCTTGAAGATTCAAATTTTTAATGGAAATCTTCGCAATGCAGAAAAGGTGAAGCTGAAGTTTGAAGCAAAATATAAAGATATCCCGACAAATATTAAATTTGAAACGCCAAATTATAAAGTTTGGATTGGAAATTTTAGAACTAGTTTGGAAGCCGAACGCTATTTGATTGAAGTGAAAGAAACGTTTCCAAATGCGTTTATTTTTACACCTCCAAAAAAGAAAAAGAAGAAGTAA
- a CDS encoding cytochrome c3 family protein, giving the protein MKKVNRRNSISRILGTALALMLVFSTVAFAQDEAAIQAGEKLFKANCAACHKMDAMSTGPALRGVEARLDEDEGLGREWLYKWIKNSSGLIKSGDPYAVKVYEQYNKRQMTAFPTLSNEDIDNILAYTAQEKTTPPPPPPIEGGGVPAEAGVSTQVVLVALIVLFGLLALGLILVRKTLRRFAIANGTINLEEEIKRPSIWKAFVQNQFLVFVTTVFFLLGSAYFAYGYLMQIGIDQGYEPIQPIHYSHRIHAGVNKIECKYCHSSARVSKHSGIPSLNVCMNCHKNIANVSDDVKQEGITQYGVDYNKEIEKLYEAVGWDPAQQEYVNEPKPVKWIRIHNLPDFVYFNHSQHVSVAGVECQTCHGEIQEMEIVAQHSPLTMGWCINCHRETNVNFKGNAYYEKIHEQLKDKYGVEAFKAAEMGALECGKCHY; this is encoded by the coding sequence ATGAAAAAGGTGAATCGCCGCAATTCAATTTCAAGAATTTTAGGAACCGCACTAGCGCTCATGTTAGTATTTTCAACTGTTGCATTTGCGCAAGATGAAGCAGCAATACAAGCAGGTGAAAAGTTATTCAAAGCCAACTGTGCAGCTTGTCATAAAATGGATGCTATGTCAACTGGTCCAGCACTTCGTGGTGTGGAGGCTCGTTTGGATGAAGATGAAGGATTAGGAAGAGAGTGGTTGTACAAGTGGATTAAAAATAGTTCTGGTTTAATCAAGTCAGGAGATCCGTATGCTGTAAAGGTGTACGAGCAATACAACAAGCGTCAAATGACAGCATTTCCAACGTTGTCAAATGAAGATATTGATAATATTCTAGCATACACAGCGCAGGAGAAAACAACGCCTCCGCCTCCGCCACCAATTGAAGGTGGTGGTGTTCCAGCAGAAGCAGGAGTATCAACACAAGTTGTATTAGTTGCTTTAATCGTGTTATTCGGATTGTTAGCATTGGGATTAATCTTAGTGAGAAAAACATTAAGAAGATTTGCTATAGCTAATGGAACAATCAATCTTGAAGAAGAAATAAAAAGACCTTCAATATGGAAAGCATTTGTTCAAAACCAATTCTTGGTGTTTGTAACTACAGTTTTCTTCTTGTTAGGTTCTGCATATTTCGCGTATGGATATCTCATGCAAATCGGAATTGATCAAGGATACGAGCCAATTCAGCCAATACATTACTCGCACAGAATTCACGCAGGTGTCAATAAAATAGAATGTAAATACTGTCACTCTTCTGCAAGAGTAAGTAAGCATTCAGGAATTCCTTCGCTTAACGTTTGTATGAACTGTCACAAAAACATCGCGAATGTATCGGATGATGTGAAGCAAGAAGGAATTACACAATACGGTGTTGACTACAACAAAGAAATTGAAAAATTATACGAAGCTGTCGGTTGGGATCCAGCACAGCAAGAATACGTGAATGAGCCAAAGCCAGTAAAATGGATTCGTATTCATAACTTGCCAGACTTTGTATACTTCAATCACTCGCAGCACGTGTCGGTGGCAGGAGTTGAATGTCAAACATGTCATGGTGAAATTCAAGAAATGGAAATTGTAGCGCAACATTCTCCATTAACCATGGGATGGTGTATCAATTGTCACAGAGAAACCAATGTGAATTTCAAAGGCAATGCGTACTATGAAAAAATTCACGAGCAGTTAAAAGATAAATATGGTGTTGAAGCGTTCAAAGCAGCTGAAATGGGTGCGTTAGAATGTGGTAAATGTCACTATTAA